The genome window TGATTTCGCCGGAACGCGGCCAATTCATCACGGCGACCAACAACATCACCGTCACGGGCACGGTCTACGACGAGCACGGTAGTATTGAATCGTTCACGCTCAACGGCATGGATGTGTATTTCGACGACCTGGGACGCTTCACCGAAACCGTCACCTTGGAAGTCGGCCTCAACACCTTGGTCTTCACGGCCGAGGACAACTCGGGCAACACGGTTCACGCAACGCTCTCGGTGATGTACGCGCCGACCTACCTGCAAAACGGCAACGGCGTCAACAAAGCGATCGGCGCCCGGGTGAATCAGCTCGGATTGGATTCCGTGGAAGAAATCGCCGAGCTGTACGTACAGGAAGAAATCGAAGCGCAGTTGGCCGGTATGTTCCCGCTGGAGATCTTCCACGAGTCCTACGAGATTTGGGGTTTTAATATTTTCGAGGGCCAGGCGGAAGTAACGGGCGTGTCGCTGGATCCGGTTAATGTCGAACTGACTCCCTTTACCGGCGGCATCCGGGCGGCGGGCATCGTGACCAACATCGAGGCCCAGGCGTACCTGTATTACGACATCTTCGACAAAGAGACCGGGGAGAAGTTCGGCAGCACCGAGTACTTTACGATCACCGTCGACAACGCCACGGTATCGATGGACCTGCTCGTGACCGCGTCGGGCGGCGACCTGGACGTAACGGTCGACAACGTGACCGTGTCGATCTCGACGATCAACGTCAACATCAACGGCAGCCTGTTCGGCGACATCTTGGGTTGGCTGGTCGAGGAATTGGCCAACGGATTCGCGCTGGGGATTGTCGAAGATTTGATCCGCGACACGATCAACGAGATCGTACCGCCGCTGATCGAGTTAGCCTTGCAGGGGTTGGACCTGCATTTCGACCTGAGCTTGTTGGGCTTTGAATATCACCTGTACGCCGATTTCAGCGAGGTGGATTTCGACAATACGGGCGGTGATATCTGGCTGCACGCTTACCTTTGGTATGACGACGGTAGTTGGACGCCGAGTCCGAACGTGCCGGAGTTGCCGGGGTCGCTGCTGACCGACAACGGCGAGCCGACCTTCGGCGTGTTCGTACCGGGGACGTCCAATCCTTACGGCTTCGGTGTGGCCTTGGGCGACGACATACTCAATCAGTTCCTGCACACCGTTCACCGCAGCGGCATGTTAAGCCTCAATCTGGATCAGGAAACCCTGGAACAGTTCGGCATCGAAGACTTCGAGTTGACGACCGGCTGGCTGGGCGCGTTCTTCCCGGGATTGTGGGCGGAATACGGCTTCAACGAAGAAGTCGTCATCAAGATGCGGCCGCTGTTGCCCCCGGTCTTCAACGTCAATCCGCAAAAAGCCGGCAGCCTGACCACCGAAATTCAGCTCGGCGATTTCGTGCTCGAGTTTTCCTCGATGGATGAATCGTGGGCCAAGCTGGCCTTGGCGGCCTACATGCCCACCGAGCTAAGCGTAAGCGAAGAGCAGACGATCAGCCTGGCGTTCGGCGACATCGAACTCTACACCGACCTGTTCGACACCCTCGAAGGCATTCGCGCCAATGAAACTCTCTTCGAGCAACTGATGCCGAACTTGGTGCAGGCTTTGCTGCCCTTGCTGCTTTCGGGCGTGCTGGAAGAGTTCCCGATCCCGAGCTTCGAGGGCTTCACGCTCAACGTGGAGTCCTTCCAGAAATTCGGTCCGGGCCAGGATTGGATCGGGCTGTTCGGCAGCCTGGTGCAAACACCGGCCGAGCAGTTGTTACAGCAATGGTTGGCGCAAGAGGCCGAGTTTTATCGGGGCCTGTAACCGCCGGCGCGAAGTACATCCAATGCGGAGGCGCATGTGAAGTGTCCCAGTTGCGGCAAAAAGCTGCCGGAAGGCAGCATTGAATGCCCGCATTGCATTCAGGACTCGGCCTTCGCCTTCGAACCTTACCCCATCGTTCCTGAATCCAGCGCCGGCGGCGGCGCCATCGCGCTGGTCGTGGCGGTATTCGTCGCCGGAGCGGGGGCCATTGGGTGGGCGTGGTTCACGACACTTACCGGTCGGCTTTTCGGCTGGCCGGCCATCCTGATTGGTGTGCTGGTCGGGTTGGCGGTTCGCGTCTCCGGCGGTCCCGAGCCAAGGACGCGCGGCATCATCGGTTTGATCGGCGGCGTGGTGGGCATCGGCGGCGGCATCCTGCTGATTTTGTATCAAATCGCCTTCAACTGGGATGTGCTGGCCGGTGCGGCCGACGTGAGTAACGTGGCGTTCATTTTTGTCGGCTTGTCCTTGGCGCGCTCCTTGGCGGGCGCGAAAAAGCGGCCGCTCAGTGAGGGCGGTCTGATACGCGAAATCATGAATCAGTCGAATAAAACCACAAAGTAGACGAAGCGGTGCCACGCGAGTAATTCCGACACGTATTGCGTTATATCGGATCCGGCGTCGTCTTCATCGGGCGACGGCGCGCCCACCTGCCGCGTGATCGGCTGATTGAAAGCGGCCTGCGCGTCGGCCGGCAACTTTTCCTCGTTGCTCGCGTACTTCCTGTTCATGCCCAAGCGCAAATCGAACACGACCCGATCGCCGCCGACCGCCCACAAGCTGATCCCCGGGCGTTTATCCGTCGGGCCGAACGCCCTCGGCGGATTCCAGGATTTCAGCCAAAGCGAAGACTCGTGGTGGGCCGGTACGGCATCTTCGTCCAGCCAATTCTCGGTAGTCGGAAGAGGGGTGTCGGCCCGCAACTCCGGCGGCAGGTAGGAAGCGGCGGCCGCCGGCGACGCGGTCAGCGCGACGTAAAAAAGAATCGTCAGCATTCGGCAGCAAAGGCGAAGCATGTTCTTGGAATGATGCGTTGCCGGTGCGACGCGGTCAAGAAAGCCCCGCCGCGCGCTAGAAGGCGATGTTGGTTTCCAGGTAGTAGACGTGCTTTTCGTAGCTGAAGGGATCGAGGCTGACGTTGTTCTGGAACCGGTAGCCGGTGCCGAAAGCCAACCACCGCGTGGCGTGTACGCGCAGGGCGGCGTCGATGACCATCTTGCGGTCGATGCGACCTTCCTCGCTTTGGGTGTAGTCGAGGTAGCGATAGCGCCACCCGGCCAGCACATCCAGCGGCCCGACGAGCGTGAAATCCGTGGCTACATAGCCGCCGATACCGCGGTAGGTGTATTGCTCCGCATCGGCGTCGTTATGCTCGTAACTCGCTTCCACAAAGAGGCGACCCGTGCCCTTGGCGTACGCGAACAACTGCGCGATAGCCGGGGCGGCGTAAAACGCGTCGCGTTCGTTGAATTTCTTGAAGCGATTGGTTTCCAGCCGCGCGCCGAGTTGCGTGGCGGTCCAATGAGTTTCGGAGATCGTAAAGTACGGCGTGTAGACGTTGGCGTCTTGGTAATGCTCGCCGGCCAGGAAGTGACGGGAACGTTCGTACGCCCCACCGAGATACACCGGCACGCGCCCCGGGACGATGCGCAGCATGGCTTCGAGACGGGGCATGTGCGAGGTAAGGTTGAAATCCGACAGCAACTGTTCTTTGGTCGTGTCCACGTGCAGGCTTTGGTAGAAACGATAGCCGACGCCGATGCTCGCCCAGTCGCGGCGATAGGGATACAAGGCGATGTCCAGGTCGGTGTAGCCCAGAAAACCTTCGCGGTCGGCGATTTCGAATTCCTCGGGTTCGTAGAACACATTGGAATCGTAGGCGCCGCCCAGATCGAATCGAATTTCAAACCACCGTTGTCGGCGCCGTTTTTCCTCCGCCTCCATCAGCAACCGCCCGATCAAATCGCGAAACGCTCCGGGCTCGGTGCGTTCGTAAGCACGCTGCAGGTTTTCGATGGCCGCCTCGTAGTCGCCCAGGGCGAGATCGGTGCCGCCCAGGTAGTAGCCGAGGTGGGCGTTGCGTTGCGGTAGCGCGCGCGAAGCGCTGGACAGCGGCGCGAGCGCCTGCTCGAATTCGCCGAGACGGAAATAGGCCGCGCCGCGGTAGTAATCCAGCGTCGGTAGATCCACGCCGAGTTCGGCCGCGCGGTCCAAGGCGTTCAGGGCGTCGCGGTATTGCCCCTGCATATACAAGGCCAGGCCGAAGTCGAAATGCGCCTCCGGGCGCGCCTCGGATTTGGATAACACGTCACGCAGCAACGCTTCCGCCTTGCCCCATTGGCCCAAGTGCCCGGCGCACAGGGCTTGGCGATGCAGGTTGTCGGTGCGCTCAGGGTCGGCGGCGTAGGCCAATTCGAAAAAACGAAAGGCGCGCGCGTAGTCGCCCTTGATGAAGGCATCCTCGGCGATGGCTTGCAGGTGATCGGCGGACTGAGAAGAGGCGAGACACGGCACGGCCACGAGCAGGTACGCGACCAGCGCGGCCGCGACCGCGAGCAGCATGGCCGTTCGCCTCACGTGCATTCCGTATCCCTTTGAAATTGCGCCTCACGCGCGTTTCCGTTGGCGAGGGAATGGTCGCAAAGACCAGTGGCTTTGGCAAGCGGCGCGGCGGGTCGCCCGTAATCGAACGAATACGACTCGACCGGAGGCCGAAGCCCCCGGACGAGTCATCATCGTTCGAATAGCGGCGGTATCTTAGCCTAGATGCTTATTGAGGATTTCCTCGAAATGAGCCTTCGGACGGGCGCCGACAACCTGATCGACCATTTCGCCGTTTTTGAACAAGATGACGGTCGGAATACCGCGGATGCTGTATTTGCCCGGCGTCTGGGGCGCTTCGTCCACGTTCAATTTCGAAACTTTAACCCGGCCGTCGAAATCGGCGGCGAGTTGTTCCATGATCGGACCGACCATCTTGCACGGTGCGCACCACGGAGCCCAAAAATCGACGAGCGACAAGCCCTCGTGCTGCAGAATTTCGGCCTCGAACGTGTTGTCATTAACTTCGAGCATGCGTTCCTCCTGGCTTTCCCTTGGTTTTGTGTATCAAGTTCAATATTTGTTCGGTAAGCGCGTCGTCCAAACTGTAACATACCTTCACGCCGTCACGACGCGCCGACACGATATCGCTGTTGCGTAACAACGCCAAATGCTGGCTGACCGTCGCCTGCGGCAGATTTAGAAGGCGGCATATTCGACCGACATGGCAACTGCCGTCGGCCAACGCCGCCAGAATGCGCAGGCGGGTCGGGTTCCCCATGAGTTTCAATGTATCGGCAAAATCCTTCGTATCGCTCATTCATTCACCTATTCGCATATAGATATAATTATATATATCTTGCGCGGAATGTCAAGCCCATAGTCGGCTCTTTTTACGCCTGATCCCGGCGGTCGGCGCGCGATCCCCAAGGCGACCGAGCGGCAACTTGTTCTCGTCCGCCCGAGTTGGTAGCGTTGGCCCGCAATTCTCGAGGGAGACCGCTCATGCGCACTTTGATCGCACCGCTTCGTCAATTGGCCACCATGGCTGGGGTCGTCGAGAAAGACGGCATCGGCGTGACGTGGGACGATTTGGGCCTAATCGACAACGCCGCGTTGGTCTTTGAGGACGACCGCATCGTATACGCGGGGCCGGCCGCCGACGCGCCGACCGATCACGCGCGGCACGTGGACGCCACGGGCTTGGTGGCGTTACCGGGATTGATCGATCCGCACACGCATCCGTGCTGGGTCGGCTTGCGGCATGACGAGTTCGCGATGCGGGCCGAGGGTGCCACGTATTTGGACATCAGCCGGGCGGGCGGCGGCATTCGGGCCAGCGTGCGGTATTGCCGCGGCGCGAGCGAAGACGAGTTGTTCGAGGCGACGGCGTC of Candidatus Lernaella stagnicola contains these proteins:
- a CDS encoding zinc ribbon domain-containing protein, encoding MKCPSCGKKLPEGSIECPHCIQDSAFAFEPYPIVPESSAGGGAIALVVAVFVAGAGAIGWAWFTTLTGRLFGWPAILIGVLVGLAVRVSGGPEPRTRGIIGLIGGVVGIGGGILLILYQIAFNWDVLAGAADVSNVAFIFVGLSLARSLAGAKKRPLSEGGLIREIMNQSNKTTK
- a CDS encoding CDC27 family protein; this translates as MHVRRTAMLLAVAAALVAYLLVAVPCLASSQSADHLQAIAEDAFIKGDYARAFRFFELAYAADPERTDNLHRQALCAGHLGQWGKAEALLRDVLSKSEARPEAHFDFGLALYMQGQYRDALNALDRAAELGVDLPTLDYYRGAAYFRLGEFEQALAPLSSASRALPQRNAHLGYYLGGTDLALGDYEAAIENLQRAYERTEPGAFRDLIGRLLMEAEEKRRRQRWFEIRFDLGGAYDSNVFYEPEEFEIADREGFLGYTDLDIALYPYRRDWASIGVGYRFYQSLHVDTTKEQLLSDFNLTSHMPRLEAMLRIVPGRVPVYLGGAYERSRHFLAGEHYQDANVYTPYFTISETHWTATQLGARLETNRFKKFNERDAFYAAPAIAQLFAYAKGTGRLFVEASYEHNDADAEQYTYRGIGGYVATDFTLVGPLDVLAGWRYRYLDYTQSEEGRIDRKMVIDAALRVHATRWLAFGTGYRFQNNVSLDPFSYEKHVYYLETNIAF
- the trxA gene encoding thioredoxin gives rise to the protein MLEVNDNTFEAEILQHEGLSLVDFWAPWCAPCKMVGPIMEQLAADFDGRVKVSKLNVDEAPQTPGKYSIRGIPTVILFKNGEMVDQVVGARPKAHFEEILNKHLG
- a CDS encoding metalloregulator ArsR/SmtB family transcription factor: MSDTKDFADTLKLMGNPTRLRILAALADGSCHVGRICRLLNLPQATVSQHLALLRNSDIVSARRDGVKVCYSLDDALTEQILNLIHKTKGKPGGTHARS